One genomic window of Nakamurella panacisegetis includes the following:
- a CDS encoding quinone oxidoreductase family protein — protein MTVAISVQRAGGPEVLQIAEVDLPAPGPGQALLEVAAAGVNFIDIYRRSGVYPVEYPYTPGHEGAGRVLAVGPGVTLVEVGDRVAWCDVPGSYAARTVGAVDRLIPVPDPVDDQQAAAFPLQGLTAHYLATDSYRIQPGDTVLIHAGAGGAGLLLTQIAKIKGATVITTVSTPAKAELSRRAGADHVLVGYDGFAGQVRDLTGGAGVQAVYDGVGKDTFDGSMDALARRGTLVLFGGSSGQVPPVDPQRLNRGGSLSLTRPTLGDFTATREELLARADDLLTWIADGRLHITVGATYPLADAGRAQEDLAARRTTGKLLLIP, from the coding sequence ATGACCGTAGCCATCAGCGTCCAGCGGGCCGGTGGGCCCGAAGTACTCCAGATCGCCGAGGTCGATCTGCCCGCCCCCGGGCCGGGGCAGGCCCTGCTCGAGGTGGCCGCGGCCGGGGTGAACTTCATCGACATCTACCGCCGCAGCGGCGTCTATCCGGTGGAGTACCCGTACACGCCGGGCCACGAAGGGGCCGGGCGGGTACTGGCCGTCGGTCCCGGGGTCACACTCGTCGAGGTCGGCGACCGGGTCGCCTGGTGCGATGTCCCCGGTTCCTACGCCGCCCGGACCGTCGGCGCCGTCGACCGGCTGATCCCGGTGCCGGACCCGGTCGACGACCAGCAGGCCGCCGCCTTCCCGCTCCAGGGGCTGACCGCGCACTACCTGGCCACCGATTCCTATCGGATCCAACCCGGCGACACCGTGCTGATCCACGCCGGGGCCGGCGGCGCCGGGCTGCTGCTCACCCAGATCGCCAAGATCAAGGGGGCGACCGTCATCACCACCGTCTCCACCCCGGCCAAGGCCGAACTGTCCCGGCGGGCCGGTGCCGATCACGTCCTCGTCGGCTACGACGGCTTCGCCGGTCAGGTCAGAGACCTGACCGGGGGAGCCGGCGTCCAGGCCGTCTACGACGGGGTCGGCAAGGACACCTTCGACGGGTCCATGGACGCCCTCGCGCGACGGGGGACGCTCGTCCTGTTCGGCGGGTCGAGCGGGCAGGTACCTCCGGTGGATCCGCAGCGGCTCAATCGCGGCGGATCGTTGTCTCTCACCCGGCCCACCCTGGGCGACTTCACGGCCACCCGGGAGGAACTCCTGGCCCGGGCCGACGACCTGCTGACCTGGATCGCAGACGGCCGGCTGCACATCACCGTCGGCGCCACCTACCCGTTGGCCGACGCCGGGCGGGCGCAGGAGGACCTGGCCGCGCGCCGTACCACCGGGAAGCTGCTGCTCATCCCGTAG
- a CDS encoding DUF2231 domain-containing protein, which translates to MINVNEFNGLPTHILLIHLVVIAVPLAAVITVVSVLWPAARRRLGVTTPIVALLALVCVPITTHAGTWLQARVFHGFSNPLIVRHAQLGDQLLPWTAGLFLLAALVWGLPVLAARSGSAPALGSVGVRIAVGVLAVAVAVVATVQVYRIGDSGAKAAWSSNFCAQPYVGDTCPTT; encoded by the coding sequence ATGATCAACGTGAACGAGTTCAACGGGCTGCCCACGCACATCCTGCTCATCCATCTGGTGGTGATCGCCGTCCCGCTGGCCGCCGTGATCACCGTCGTGTCCGTTCTGTGGCCGGCCGCCCGGCGCCGTCTCGGAGTGACGACGCCGATCGTGGCGCTGCTGGCCCTGGTCTGCGTGCCCATCACCACCCACGCCGGCACCTGGTTGCAGGCCAGGGTGTTCCACGGGTTCAGCAACCCGTTGATCGTCCGGCACGCCCAGCTCGGCGACCAGCTGCTGCCCTGGACGGCCGGGTTGTTCCTGCTGGCCGCACTGGTCTGGGGGCTGCCGGTGCTGGCCGCCCGATCCGGGAGTGCCCCGGCCCTCGGATCGGTGGGGGTGCGCATCGCGGTCGGCGTGCTGGCCGTCGCGGTCGCCGTCGTCGCGACGGTGCAGGTGTACCGGATCGGTGACTCCGGCGCGAAGGCGGCGTGGTCGTCCAACTTCTGCGCCCAGCCCTACGTCGGTGACACCTGCCCGACCACGTGA
- the alaS gene encoding alanine--tRNA ligase, translating to MQTHEIRRRFLDHFERAGHTFVPSASLVSDDPTLLFTVAGMQQFKPYFLGQSTPPFPRATSVQKCVRTLDIDNVGITTRHNTFFQMAGNFSFGDYFKAGAIKHAWDLVTGSQESGGYGFDPDRIWVTVYETDDEAIRLWQEIAGLPAERIQRLGMADNFWSMGTPGPCGPCSEIYFDRGPEFGPEGGPAVSDSRYLEIWNLVFMQDIRGESIGGGKDDFPILGPLPQQNIDTGLGVERVAFLLQGVDNVYETDLCRPIITAMEEASGVSYGKPEHADGTAHIDDVRMRIIADHSRSAVMLISDGVTPGNEGGGYVLRRLIRRAVRSARLLGVTEPVMARLVKVVSDLMSPSYPEIADDYARIERVAVTEENAFLKTIASGSKLFETAAEKTRAAGRSQVSGSTAFLLHDTQGFPLDLTLEMAAEAGLTVDTQEFDRLMQEQRSRARADSKARKGGLNDLTVYRQLLDAGPTEFTGYTELESEGTVRGVIADGARIPAAGEGRTVEVVLDRTALYAESGGQESDAGTIVGEGFSAQVLDVQKVDRKLWVHKVRILHGELTEGAVVRSKVDPEWRLGARQAHSGTHVVHAALRQVLGPEALQAGSYNKPGYLRLDFSWNSPLSADTRSEIEDVSNRAVRNDLGVRVLYGTQQEASDMGAIALFGETYDDTVRIVEIGGPWSVELCGGTHVEHSSQIGPIALTGESSIGSGVRRVEAAVGLEAFHRLTSERALLNAVAGSLKVQPADLPARIETLVERLRTAEKELEKFRAAAALASAGTLADAAAPVGAVHLVAAAAPEGTTAADLRTLATDVRGRLNGRPAVVALFAPAGDAVSFVTALTSEATAAGLKAGDLVKSFLPAIAGRGGGRPDMAQGGGTNPAGIADAVAALKGVLGGVPS from the coding sequence TTGCAGACCCACGAGATCCGACGACGATTCCTCGACCACTTCGAGCGGGCGGGCCACACCTTCGTGCCCTCCGCCTCGTTGGTGTCCGACGATCCCACGCTGCTGTTCACCGTCGCCGGCATGCAGCAGTTCAAGCCGTACTTCCTCGGTCAGAGCACGCCCCCGTTCCCGCGGGCGACCAGCGTGCAGAAGTGCGTACGCACGCTGGACATCGACAACGTCGGGATCACCACCCGGCACAACACGTTCTTCCAGATGGCCGGCAACTTCTCGTTCGGTGACTACTTCAAGGCCGGTGCCATCAAGCACGCCTGGGACCTGGTCACCGGGTCCCAGGAGTCGGGCGGCTACGGCTTCGACCCGGACAGGATCTGGGTGACGGTCTACGAGACCGACGACGAGGCGATCCGGCTCTGGCAGGAGATCGCCGGGTTGCCGGCCGAACGTATCCAGCGCCTGGGGATGGCCGACAACTTCTGGTCGATGGGCACCCCCGGGCCCTGCGGCCCGTGCTCGGAGATCTATTTCGACCGCGGTCCCGAGTTCGGGCCCGAGGGTGGGCCCGCCGTATCCGATTCCCGCTACCTGGAGATCTGGAACCTGGTCTTCATGCAGGACATCCGCGGAGAGTCGATCGGTGGCGGGAAGGACGACTTCCCCATCCTGGGTCCGCTGCCGCAGCAGAACATCGACACCGGCCTCGGCGTCGAGCGTGTCGCGTTCCTGCTGCAGGGAGTCGACAACGTCTACGAGACCGACCTGTGCCGACCCATCATCACGGCGATGGAGGAGGCATCGGGGGTCAGCTACGGCAAGCCCGAGCATGCCGACGGCACCGCGCACATCGACGACGTGCGGATGCGGATCATCGCCGACCATTCCCGATCCGCCGTCATGTTGATCTCCGACGGGGTCACTCCGGGCAACGAGGGCGGTGGCTACGTGCTCCGTCGGCTGATCCGGCGCGCCGTGCGCTCGGCCCGCCTGCTCGGCGTCACCGAGCCGGTGATGGCCAGGCTGGTGAAGGTCGTGTCCGACCTGATGAGCCCGTCCTACCCGGAGATCGCCGACGACTACGCGCGCATCGAGCGAGTCGCGGTGACCGAGGAGAACGCCTTCCTCAAGACCATCGCGTCCGGCTCGAAGCTGTTCGAGACGGCGGCCGAGAAGACCAGGGCCGCCGGCCGCAGCCAGGTGTCCGGGTCGACCGCGTTCCTGCTGCACGACACCCAGGGCTTCCCGCTGGACCTGACCCTGGAGATGGCGGCCGAAGCCGGCCTCACCGTCGACACGCAGGAGTTCGACCGGCTGATGCAGGAACAGCGCAGCCGGGCCCGGGCCGACTCGAAGGCCCGAAAGGGCGGTCTGAACGACCTGACCGTCTACCGGCAGCTGCTGGACGCCGGCCCGACCGAGTTCACCGGTTACACCGAACTGGAATCCGAGGGCACGGTGCGCGGCGTCATCGCCGACGGCGCCCGCATCCCGGCGGCCGGCGAAGGACGGACCGTCGAGGTCGTGCTCGACCGGACGGCGCTGTACGCCGAGTCCGGCGGCCAGGAGTCCGACGCCGGAACCATTGTCGGGGAAGGTTTCTCGGCCCAGGTGCTGGACGTGCAGAAGGTCGACCGCAAGCTCTGGGTCCACAAGGTCCGGATCCTGCACGGCGAGCTGACCGAGGGTGCGGTCGTCCGCTCGAAGGTGGACCCGGAATGGCGGCTGGGCGCCCGCCAGGCGCACAGCGGCACCCACGTCGTGCACGCGGCCCTGCGACAGGTGCTCGGGCCGGAGGCCCTGCAGGCCGGTTCGTACAACAAACCTGGCTACCTGCGGCTCGACTTCTCCTGGAACAGCCCCCTGTCGGCGGACACCCGCAGCGAGATCGAGGACGTCTCCAACCGGGCCGTCCGCAACGACCTCGGAGTCCGGGTGCTCTACGGCACCCAGCAGGAGGCGTCCGACATGGGTGCGATCGCCCTCTTCGGCGAGACCTACGACGACACCGTCCGCATCGTCGAGATCGGCGGCCCGTGGTCGGTCGAGCTCTGCGGCGGTACCCACGTCGAGCACTCCAGCCAGATCGGCCCGATCGCGCTGACCGGCGAGTCGTCCATCGGGTCCGGCGTGCGCCGGGTCGAGGCCGCCGTCGGCCTCGAGGCGTTCCACCGCCTGACCTCCGAACGTGCCCTGCTGAACGCCGTCGCCGGTTCGCTCAAGGTGCAGCCGGCCGACCTGCCGGCCCGGATCGAGACATTGGTCGAGCGGTTGCGGACGGCCGAGAAGGAACTGGAGAAGTTCCGCGCGGCCGCGGCGCTGGCCTCGGCCGGCACCCTGGCCGACGCGGCGGCCCCGGTCGGAGCGGTGCACCTGGTCGCGGCGGCCGCCCCCGAGGGCACGACGGCGGCCGATCTGCGGACGCTGGCCACCGACGTCCGCGGTCGTCTGAACGGACGCCCGGCCGTGGTCGCGCTGTTCGCTCCGGCCGGCGATGCCGTCTCGTTCGTCACGGCGCTGACCTCGGAGGCCACCGCGGCCGGGCTGAAGGCCGGTGACCTGGTTAAGTCCTTCCTGCCGGCGATTGCCGGACGGGGCGGCGGCCGCCCGGACATGGCGCAGGGTGGCGGCACCAACCCGGCCGGCATCGCCGATGCCGTGGCCGCCCTGAAGGGGGTCCTCGGCGGCGTTCCGTCGTGA
- the ruvX gene encoding Holliday junction resolvase RuvX yields the protein MDVGTVRVGVARSDPHGILATPVATLPRDETGGSDLATLRDLVLEHEVVEVVVGLPRTLRGAVGPAAAAARSYGDRLSALIGPVPVVYVDERLTSVTANRVLAERGIREKDRRSVVDQAAAVAILQIRLDAISAAQRSRG from the coding sequence GTGGACGTCGGTACCGTGCGGGTGGGCGTCGCACGGAGCGACCCCCACGGAATTCTGGCCACCCCGGTCGCGACCCTGCCCCGGGACGAGACGGGTGGTTCGGATCTCGCCACACTGCGCGATCTGGTCCTGGAACATGAGGTCGTGGAGGTGGTCGTGGGTCTGCCCCGAACGCTGCGTGGTGCCGTCGGCCCGGCGGCCGCGGCGGCCCGGAGCTACGGCGACCGGTTGAGCGCCCTGATCGGCCCGGTCCCGGTGGTCTACGTGGACGAGCGGCTGACCAGTGTCACGGCCAACCGGGTCCTCGCCGAGCGGGGAATCCGGGAGAAGGACCGGCGAAGTGTGGTCGATCAGGCGGCCGCGGTGGCGATCCTGCAGATCCGTCTCGACGCCATCAGCGCCGCGCAGCGGAGCCGCGGATGA
- the mltG gene encoding endolytic transglycosylase MltG, protein MNDHLGLFGREEETGELDLNDLRAALSKTASATTPDPVRVLPRREIRAARQAAARRRKRRIRQTTLAIVVLALLVGGVVVGFKLWRKDSTAVADFVGNGTTDVVVRVQSGDSLTDIAQTLTEDGVVASSAAFINAASDNSDIKSIKVGYYKVKLHASAEAAVDAISDSNAQVGQLRIIPGLRLEDTKNKAGEAVPGYISLITKAACVPLNGVANCFNADQLWKVAETSDPTALGVPSWAVAGIRAAPDPKRRLEGMLVPGDYDIAPGTDPVAVLHDVVSQSATNWDQTDIVAGSKLLGRDPYQVLTVASVAQREGTNSIYGKVSRVVYNRLAINMKLQMDSTVSYALGLSTVATTSRQRATATPYNTYLNTGLPPTPITSPGTNALDAALNPDDGKWLYFVQVDRQGDFCFSVTGEEHNKCVEQARAAGVFDE, encoded by the coding sequence ATGAACGACCACCTGGGGCTGTTCGGCCGGGAGGAGGAGACCGGGGAGCTCGACCTCAACGACCTCCGGGCGGCGCTGTCCAAGACGGCGTCCGCCACGACGCCGGATCCGGTGCGCGTCCTGCCGCGCCGTGAGATCCGGGCGGCCCGGCAGGCCGCCGCCCGCCGTCGCAAGCGGCGGATCCGGCAGACCACCCTGGCCATCGTGGTCCTGGCCCTGCTGGTCGGCGGCGTGGTGGTCGGGTTCAAGCTGTGGCGCAAGGACTCCACCGCTGTCGCCGATTTCGTCGGCAACGGTACGACTGATGTCGTGGTGCGGGTGCAGAGCGGAGACTCGCTGACCGACATCGCCCAGACGCTGACCGAGGACGGTGTGGTGGCATCGTCGGCCGCGTTCATCAACGCCGCCTCCGACAACAGCGACATCAAGAGCATCAAGGTCGGCTACTACAAGGTCAAGCTGCACGCCTCGGCGGAGGCGGCGGTCGACGCCATCTCCGACTCGAATGCCCAGGTCGGCCAGCTGCGGATCATTCCCGGCCTGCGCCTGGAGGACACGAAGAACAAGGCGGGCGAGGCCGTACCCGGATACATCTCGCTGATCACCAAGGCGGCGTGCGTCCCGCTGAACGGCGTCGCCAACTGCTTCAACGCCGACCAGCTGTGGAAGGTCGCCGAGACGAGCGATCCGACCGCCCTCGGCGTCCCGAGCTGGGCGGTGGCCGGTATCCGGGCCGCGCCGGACCCGAAACGACGCCTCGAAGGCATGCTGGTTCCGGGGGACTACGACATCGCGCCCGGAACCGATCCGGTGGCCGTCCTGCACGATGTGGTCAGCCAGTCCGCGACCAACTGGGACCAGACGGATATCGTCGCCGGGTCGAAGCTGCTGGGCCGTGACCCCTACCAGGTGCTCACCGTTGCCTCCGTCGCGCAACGGGAAGGCACCAACTCGATCTACGGCAAGGTGTCGCGGGTTGTGTACAACCGCCTGGCCATCAACATGAAGCTGCAGATGGACTCCACCGTGTCCTATGCGCTCGGTCTGTCCACCGTGGCCACCACGAGCCGGCAACGGGCCACCGCGACGCCCTACAACACCTACCTCAACACCGGCCTTCCGCCGACGCCGATCACCTCGCCCGGGACGAACGCCCTGGACGCTGCGCTGAATCCGGACGACGGCAAGTGGCTCTACTTCGTCCAGGTCGACCGGCAGGGCGACTTCTGCTTCTCGGTCACCGGGGAGGAGCACAACAAGTGTGTCGAGCAGGCCCGGGCGGCCGGCGTGTTCGACGAATGA
- a CDS encoding shikimate dehydrogenase, with the protein MISRPGTEARRAAVLGSPVDHSLSPALHRAGFAAIGLTGWTYEKIECDGERLPALVAACGPEWAGFSVTMPGKSVAAAVADVRSPRVIELGVANTLYRGPAGWYAENTDVDGVTGALSAVGLAPRRVLVLGGGGTARSVVAALAEMGVAELIVAGRRPQSTADCAALAARLGVEVTECGLDEESVSAAATGVDLVVSTIPAGGADHLADALAAVPALFDVVYHPWPTPLAAASPAGRVTVTGLDMLLHQAFRQFELFTARAAPRAQMRAGLRAASGTELPLPIGTPG; encoded by the coding sequence ATGATCTCCCGTCCCGGCACCGAGGCCCGTCGGGCCGCTGTGCTCGGCTCCCCAGTCGACCATTCGTTGTCGCCGGCCCTGCACCGCGCGGGGTTCGCGGCGATCGGATTGACCGGATGGACGTACGAGAAGATCGAGTGTGACGGCGAGCGACTCCCGGCGCTGGTTGCCGCTTGCGGGCCGGAATGGGCCGGGTTCTCGGTGACCATGCCCGGCAAGTCGGTGGCCGCCGCGGTGGCCGACGTCCGGAGTCCACGCGTCATCGAACTCGGGGTGGCCAATACCCTCTACCGCGGCCCAGCGGGTTGGTACGCCGAGAACACCGACGTCGACGGCGTGACGGGTGCGCTGAGCGCGGTCGGGCTGGCCCCGCGGAGAGTGCTGGTGCTCGGTGGCGGTGGCACGGCTCGATCGGTGGTGGCCGCCCTGGCCGAGATGGGAGTGGCGGAACTGATCGTGGCCGGCCGTCGTCCGCAGAGCACCGCCGACTGCGCCGCGCTGGCCGCTCGCCTCGGCGTCGAGGTCACCGAATGCGGCCTCGACGAGGAATCGGTGTCAGCGGCGGCCACCGGTGTCGACCTGGTCGTGTCGACCATCCCGGCCGGGGGAGCCGACCATCTGGCCGATGCTCTCGCCGCGGTACCCGCCCTGTTCGACGTCGTCTACCACCCGTGGCCGACCCCGCTGGCCGCGGCCTCACCGGCCGGCCGCGTCACCGTCACCGGCCTGGACATGTTGCTGCACCAGGCGTTCCGCCAGTTCGAGTTGTTCACCGCCCGGGCCGCACCCCGCGCGCAGATGAGGGCCGGCCTGCGGGCCGCCAGCGGCACGGAGCTGCCGTTGCCGATCGGGACGCCCGGGTGA
- a CDS encoding prepilin peptidase — MSGVQLVVVMLSAVGGLAAGWGARQLLARLRRGVTLAPGPLELGTAAVVASSVAIGWARPTLALILLAGWLLVLLTPVDLVHHRLPDAVTLPALPVAAVTVAVTYLLSHPSGSVNRAVLVAAVLWALFAATARIRPAAMGRGDVKLIPTIGLLTGYVSLGAAVVALALACVLGALASIVGMLAGRLELKSSIAFGPFLLVGGWAALLIA; from the coding sequence GTGTCGGGGGTCCAGTTGGTGGTTGTCATGCTGTCGGCGGTCGGCGGCCTCGCGGCCGGGTGGGGCGCTCGACAACTGCTGGCTCGTCTGCGGCGGGGCGTGACCTTGGCTCCGGGGCCACTCGAGCTGGGGACGGCCGCCGTGGTCGCGTCGAGCGTGGCGATCGGCTGGGCCCGGCCGACGCTGGCCCTGATCCTGCTGGCCGGCTGGCTGCTGGTGCTGCTGACCCCGGTCGATCTGGTCCACCACCGGCTGCCGGACGCGGTCACGCTCCCGGCGCTGCCGGTCGCGGCGGTGACCGTGGCCGTCACGTACCTGCTCTCCCATCCGTCCGGTTCGGTGAACCGTGCGGTGCTGGTGGCGGCGGTGCTGTGGGCACTGTTCGCGGCCACGGCACGAATCCGGCCGGCTGCCATGGGCCGGGGCGACGTCAAGTTGATCCCCACCATCGGGCTGCTGACCGGATACGTCTCGCTCGGGGCGGCCGTGGTCGCGCTGGCCCTGGCTTGCGTGCTCGGGGCCCTGGCATCGATCGTCGGCATGCTGGCCGGCCGACTCGAGCTCAAGTCGTCGATCGCCTTCGGGCCGTTCCTGCTGGTCGGCGGGTGGGCCGCCCTGCTGATCGCCTGA
- a CDS encoding metallophosphoesterase family protein, translating into MTTAARTPDGEPAEVPDLVIAHLSDTHLTSTGVRYNGLIDPQLALLDVAAALRAAKADGRGPDIIVVSGDLTDSGDPAAYRRLQAALDGIAPQVIYATGNHDVRAVFHAEMLGAAGRTDPMLQVFRLPGLRIVVLDSTVVGAGHGVLTPHHLAELTAELGTPHPGGSIVVLHHAPLAPVSPLLTYFALDRASRRALAAALDGTDTRMVLAGHHHLAGFGLLGRIPVAVAPSTAIRTDPLAPPGHERTFRSAGFNLVNVYREDITVSVVPVDGAQEVFHLDQDGCAAVIDAHPVDPI; encoded by the coding sequence GTGACGACCGCGGCGCGTACCCCGGACGGAGAGCCGGCCGAGGTGCCGGACCTGGTCATCGCACACCTGTCGGACACCCACCTGACCAGCACCGGCGTCCGGTACAACGGCCTGATCGACCCCCAACTGGCGCTGCTCGACGTGGCGGCCGCCCTGCGCGCGGCCAAGGCCGACGGTCGTGGCCCCGACATCATCGTCGTCTCCGGCGATCTCACCGATTCCGGCGACCCCGCGGCCTATCGGCGTCTGCAGGCTGCCCTCGACGGCATCGCCCCGCAGGTGATCTACGCGACCGGCAACCATGACGTGCGGGCCGTGTTCCACGCCGAGATGCTCGGCGCAGCCGGGCGGACCGACCCGATGCTGCAGGTGTTCCGTCTCCCGGGACTGCGGATCGTCGTACTGGATTCCACGGTGGTCGGCGCCGGACACGGTGTGCTGACCCCGCACCACCTGGCCGAGCTGACGGCCGAGCTCGGTACCCCGCATCCCGGCGGTTCAATCGTCGTGCTGCACCACGCTCCGCTGGCCCCGGTGTCCCCGCTGCTGACCTACTTCGCCCTCGATCGCGCGTCCCGGCGAGCGCTCGCCGCCGCCTTGGACGGCACCGACACCCGCATGGTGCTCGCCGGGCACCACCATCTGGCCGGATTCGGCCTGCTCGGCCGGATCCCGGTGGCGGTCGCGCCGTCGACCGCCATCCGGACCGACCCGCTGGCCCCGCCCGGGCACGAACGCACCTTCCGCTCGGCCGGCTTCAACCTGGTCAACGTGTACCGGGAGGACATCACGGTGTCGGTGGTACCGGTCGACGGCGCCCAGGAGGTCTTCCACCTTGACCAGGACGGGTGCGCGGCCGTGATCGACGCGCACCCGGTTGACCCGATCTGA
- a CDS encoding HAD family hydrolase, with protein sequence MTGSPTLALLFDFDGTLYVGDLPILAYARHAADLLPDAAATDLIDGVRYLLEGRSVTVRTIDLRDAEDGYMGVEMLARAAGLTAEHLDGAYRLARQDLARSAFALDAPQGLPELLADLADAYVLVVTNADLTGVAEVLTAVEVAGHIDEIVAEADKPHRMPEHVAALLDRIDAAATPERLMVVGDRWTADLADAFAAGARTALVDRFHRGDGTPHLRGASLAELIPGIRDWARSLGGLE encoded by the coding sequence GTGACCGGATCCCCGACGCTGGCGCTGCTGTTCGATTTCGACGGCACGCTCTACGTCGGGGATCTGCCGATTCTGGCCTACGCCAGGCACGCCGCGGACCTGCTGCCCGACGCGGCCGCCACCGATCTGATCGACGGCGTGCGGTACCTCCTGGAAGGCAGATCCGTGACCGTGCGCACCATCGATCTCCGCGACGCGGAGGACGGCTACATGGGCGTGGAGATGCTGGCCCGCGCCGCCGGGCTCACGGCCGAACACCTCGACGGGGCCTATCGCCTGGCCCGGCAGGACCTCGCCCGCTCGGCCTTTGCCCTGGACGCGCCACAGGGTCTGCCGGAGCTACTGGCCGACCTTGCCGATGCGTACGTACTGGTGGTCACCAACGCGGACCTGACCGGTGTGGCCGAGGTACTCACGGCCGTCGAGGTGGCCGGCCACATCGACGAGATCGTGGCCGAGGCCGACAAACCGCACCGCATGCCCGAGCACGTCGCGGCCCTGCTCGACCGGATCGACGCCGCAGCCACACCCGAGCGTCTGATGGTGGTCGGTGATCGGTGGACCGCCGATCTCGCCGACGCGTTCGCCGCCGGTGCCCGGACGGCGCTGGTCGACCGGTTCCACCGAGGGGACGGCACTCCGCATCTGCGTGGCGCCAGCCTGGCCGAACTGATCCCGGGGATCCGGGACTGGGCCAGGTCGCTGGGCGGCCTGGAGTGA
- a CDS encoding GlsB/YeaQ/YmgE family stress response membrane protein, giving the protein MLGLIVSLIIIGLIAGALARLIVPGKQHMSILATIVLGIIGSFVGGFLGYLIFHKDGQNGFFQTSGIIGSIIGAIIVLLLWTRFGNRSRSTV; this is encoded by the coding sequence ATGCTCGGACTCATCGTCAGCCTCATCATCATCGGCCTCATCGCCGGGGCCCTCGCCCGGCTCATCGTGCCCGGCAAGCAGCACATGTCGATCCTGGCCACCATCGTGCTGGGCATCATCGGCTCGTTCGTCGGAGGGTTCCTGGGCTACCTGATCTTCCACAAGGACGGTCAGAACGGGTTCTTCCAGACCTCGGGCATCATCGGGTCGATCATCGGTGCCATCATCGTGCTGCTGCTGTGGACCCGCTTCGGCAACCGGTCCCGCTCGACCGTCTGA
- a CDS encoding aldo/keto reductase has translation MVAVPNVVLNNGVEIPQLGFGVFQIEPSETVAAVRNAFDVGYRHIDTAEMYGNEKEVGQAIAQSGLDRDDIFVTSKLNNNNIGYDAALTAFDQTLEDLGLEKIDLFLIHWPLATVRNFVDTWKAFEKIYADGRARSIGVSNFQAHHLRRLHEETTVPPAVNQIEVHPYLTQEALRAFDAEHGIATEAWSPIAQGKVLDDPTIVAIAEAHGKSPAQVVLRWHIQHGSIVFPKSVNVDRMKENFEIFDFELNEGDMGSISSLNRDERTGPDPDVFDWIPA, from the coding sequence ATGGTTGCAGTACCGAATGTTGTCCTGAACAACGGCGTCGAGATCCCGCAGCTCGGGTTCGGCGTCTTCCAGATCGAGCCGTCGGAGACGGTGGCGGCGGTTCGCAATGCGTTCGACGTCGGCTACCGGCACATCGACACCGCCGAGATGTACGGCAACGAGAAGGAGGTCGGTCAGGCCATCGCGCAGTCCGGCCTCGACCGTGACGACATCTTCGTCACCAGCAAGCTGAACAACAACAACATCGGGTACGACGCCGCCCTGACGGCGTTCGACCAGACGTTGGAGGACCTGGGCCTGGAGAAGATCGACCTGTTCCTGATCCACTGGCCGCTGGCCACCGTGCGGAACTTCGTGGACACCTGGAAGGCCTTCGAGAAGATCTACGCGGACGGCCGCGCCCGCTCGATCGGCGTCTCGAACTTCCAGGCCCACCATCTGCGCCGGTTGCACGAGGAGACCACCGTCCCACCGGCGGTGAACCAGATCGAGGTGCACCCGTACCTGACGCAGGAAGCCCTCCGGGCCTTCGACGCCGAGCACGGCATCGCCACCGAGGCGTGGTCGCCCATCGCCCAGGGCAAGGTGCTCGACGATCCGACGATCGTGGCCATCGCCGAGGCGCACGGCAAGTCGCCGGCCCAGGTGGTGCTGCGCTGGCACATCCAGCACGGCAGCATCGTGTTCCCCAAGTCGGTGAACGTCGACCGGATGAAGGAGAACTTCGAGATCTTCGACTTCGAGCTGAACGAGGGCGACATGGGGTCGATCTCCTCGCTCAATCGGGACGAGCGGACCGGGCCCGACCCGGACGTGTTCGACTGGATCCCGGCCTGA
- a CDS encoding RNA polymerase subunit sigma-70: MTTDIELAQAASSGDPAEGLRAVRALRELADRLETLQVGRARALGWSWQDIASHIGVSRQAVHKKYTQQDRSLFRKAR, from the coding sequence ATGACCACCGACATCGAGCTCGCCCAGGCGGCGAGCAGCGGGGATCCGGCCGAAGGTCTGCGGGCGGTCCGGGCTCTACGGGAGCTGGCGGACCGGCTGGAGACGCTCCAGGTGGGACGAGCCCGAGCACTTGGATGGTCCTGGCAGGACATCGCTTCCCACATCGGCGTCAGTCGGCAGGCCGTGCACAAGAAGTACACCCAACAGGATCGTTCGCTCTTCCGAAAGGCCAGGTGA